One Fusarium falciforme chromosome 12, complete sequence DNA window includes the following coding sequences:
- a CDS encoding Protein kinase domain-containing protein, translating into MRSSHDNPGPAGDALLEVPAQHSQSSTDNDGQPVSRRSTASSTSDLEPLTDSDYEYDFPPTGVIIHIEGTPLNNQPQIQESDSELRDISRPSSPNLYDKRTNNDIALASIRGKGLPTLSPDQQPVLPTDHSEVSDLGDGLDDTKPEERLCEWQKDRHPEAALHDLLLAEYRKPQAGSKGFIPRGHIRRVLQERDVRQEIAEALSGPSGPSQATLAKANEYTRLICNPSPHRRSRHGNNSKPESYLKIFAILVLIERVSSIGDFIKEGVDDSALPLRRVEVKSARVPRFELRPRPQDSSRLACFRRWNQVQLMQFDDWQWTVMAPFFSRAVDGKVMRYRFPDSTILPFSKEKRQPGDLLQEQEFEGGFGKVSKVYIHPEHHNFYDGKTNDSAFAIKKLKSRSLEKYKSEFNMLATFSKTEDPHLVPLRAAYRLRNACYFIFDWADTDLSRFWTFTEPRPPFNKDTVLWVAKQCYGLANGLQTIHRYGSIEQSAYQSSTTADYGAAPGRKLYGRHGDIKPQNILLFKDPEDPEGRGILKICDFGQAELHSAHSRSNRPNTDVAISLFYRPPECDIKGGTISRSYDIWTLGCLYLEFVAWMLGGWSLVTIFARQRAGPDIPWAPQLREHLFFDRLDEGRSAQVKPCVGEFINWLHSHAKCSDFIHDFLDIIEKELLVVETADADGLKRLGCGPLATKLKRLHQKCLSVPGYADEPNPVRSG; encoded by the exons ATGAGAAGCTCCCACGACAACCCCGGTCCTGCAGGCGATGCACTGCTAGAGGTGCCAGCACAGCACTCCCAATCAAGTACAGACAACGATGGACAACCTGTATCTCGGCGGAGCACTGCTTCCTCGACATCGGATCTAGAACCGTTGACAGACTCGGACTATGAGTATGACTTTCCTCCGACCGGAGTCATTATCCACATTGAGGGGACACCTCTCAACAACCAGCCTCAGATTCAAGAGTCAGACTCTGAATTA AGAGACATCTCAAGACCTTCATCACCCAATCTCTACGACAAACGCACCAACAACGACATCGCCCTCGCTTCAATAAGAGGCAAGGGATTACCGACTCTCAGCCCCGATCAGCAGCCGGTTCTACCGACAGACCACAGCGAGGTCTCcgatcttggcgatggccttgacGATACCAAGCCGGAGGAGAGGTTGTGCGAGTGGCAAAAGGATCGCCACCCGGAAGCTGCGCTACACGACCTGCTACTAGCCGAGTATCGCAAACCGCAGGCGGGGAGCAAGGGATTCATCCCCAGGGGCCATATCAGGCGGGTTCTTCAGGAGCGCGACGTGAGACAGGAGATTGCGGAGGCATTGTCTGGGCCTTCCGGGCCATCACAGGCCAccttggccaaggccaatgaGTACACGCGACTGATCTGTAACCCTTCGCCTCACAGACGGTCCAGGCACGGAAACAATTCGAAACCCGAGTCCTATCTCAAGATCTTTGCCATTTTAGTGCTCATAGAAAGAGTCTCATCCATTGGCGATTTCATCAAAGAGGGGGTTGATGACAGTGCGCTCCCCTTACGAAGAGTCGAGGTCAAGTCGGCGAGAGTACCAAGATTCGAACTACGACCGCGACCCCAGGATTCGAGTCGTCTTGCCTGCTTCAGAAGGTGGAACCAAGTGCAGCTCATGCAGTTTGATGATTGGCAATGGACTGTCATGGCACCGTTCTTCTCTCGTGCGGTAGACGGCAAGGTTATGAGATATCGGTTTCCGGACTCTACTATTCTGCCGTTCTCAAAGGAGAAGAGACAACCCGGGGATCTTCTCCAAGAACAAGAGTTTGAAGGAGGGTTTGGCAAGGTTTCCAAGGTGTACATCCATCCAGAACACCACAACTTCTACGATGGCAAG ACAAACGACTCTGCCTTTGCTATCAAAAAGCTCAAGTCAAGAAGTCTGGAAAAGTACAAGTCCGAGTTCAACATGCTCGCCACATTCTCCAAGACCGAAGACCCTCACCTGGTCCCTCTAAGAGCTGCATATCGTCTTCGCAATGCCTGCTACTTCATCTTCGACTGGGCCGATACAGACTTGTCGCGGTTCTGGACCTTTACGGAACCCAGGCCGCCGTTTAATAAGGATACTGTGCTTTGGGTAGCCAAGCAGTGCTATGGGCTTGCGAATGGTCTGCAGACTATTCATCGCTATGGAAGCATTGAGCAGAGTGCATACCAGTCTTCGACGACAGCTGATTACGGGGCTGCTCCTGGTAGGAAGCTGTACGGTAGGCACGGGGATATTAAGCCCCAAAACATTCTCCTCTTCAAAGACCCCGAAGACCCCGAGGGTAGAGGCATTCTCAAGATCTGCGACTTTGGACAAGCAGAGCTTCATTCAGCTCACAGCAGATCCAACCGACCAAACACGGACGTCGCCATCTCTCTATTCTATCGGCCGCCCGAGTGCGACATCAAGGGTGGCACGATCAGTCGGTCATATGATATCTGGACATTGGGCTGTCTGTATCTCGAGTTTGTTGCTTGGATGCTAGGTGGCTGGAGTCTAGTCACAATTTTTGCTCGACAGAGGGCAGGACCTGATATTCCTTGGGCTCCTCAGCTTAGAGAGCATCTCTTCTTTGACCGGTTAGATGAGGGCAGATCAGCCCAGGTCAAGCCATGTGTAGGCGAG TTCATCAACTGGCTTCATTCTCACGCCAAGTGTAGTGATTTCATCCACGACTTTCTTGATATCATTGAGAAGGAGTTACTAGTGGTTGAAACCGCTGATGCCGATGGCCTCAAGCGCTTGGGGTGTGGACCGCTTGCTACCAAGCTGAAGAGGTTGCATCAAAAGTGTCTAAGTGTCCCAGGTTACGCAGACGAGCCGAATCCGGTTCGTTCTGGGTGA